CAAAGCCCGACGCGCCCATGTCCGTCCCTTCTACCGCTCCACTGCCAGCGCCGGCCGATGGCCGCGATGCGCTGTCTGTGCTGCATTCCGTGTTCGGCCTGCCGGGTTTTCGCGGGGCGCAGGGCGAGATCGTCAGGCACGTGACTGACGGCGGCAATTGCCTGGTGCTGATGCCGACCGGCGGCGGAAAATCGTTGTGCTATCAATTGCCGTCGCTGTTGCGCGAGGGCTGCGGCATCGTGGTCTCGCCACTGATCGCGCTGATGCGTGACCAGGTCGCCGGCCTGATCGAGGCCGGCGTCAACGCCGCCGCGCTGAACTCGTCGCTGTCGTTCCAGGAGGCCTCCGAGATCGAGCGCCGCCTGATCGCGGGTGACCTTGATCTGCTCTACGTCGCGCCGGAACGGCTGGTGACGCCGCGCTGCCTGGCGATGCTGGCGCAGGCCAAGGTGGCGCTGTTCGCGATCGACGAGGCGCATTGCGTCTCACAATGGGGGCACGATTTCCGGCCCGAATATGTCGGCCTCTCCGTTATCGCCGAGCGCTTTCCAGATGTGCCGCGCATCGCGCTGACTGCGACCGCAGATGAGCTGACGCGGAAGGAAATCGTCCAGCGCCTCCAGCTGACCGACAGCCCGCAGTTCGTCTCCAGCTTCGACCGGCCCAACATCCGCTACGAGATCGTCGACAAGCGCAACGCGGTGTCGCAGCTGAAGGATTTCATCCGGGAACGGCATGCCGGCGACGCGGGCGTGGTCTATTGCCTGTCCCGCAATCGGGTCGAGGAGGTCGCCGCAGCTCTCGACGAGGCCGGCATCGCCGCGCTGCCCTATCACGCCGGTCTCGACAGCAGTGTGCGATCGCGCAACCAGGATCGTTTCCTCAACGAGGACGGCATCGTCATCGTAGCGACCATTGCGTTCGGCATGGGCATCGACAAGCCCGACGTGCGCTTCGTCGCCCATCTCGACCTGCCCAAGAGCATCGAGGCCTATTACCAGGAAACCGGGCGTGCCGGGCGCGACGGCAAGCCGTCGGCGGCCTGGATGGCCTATGGCCTCTCCGACATCGTGCAGCAGCGCCGGATGATCGACGAGTCCAGCGGCTCCGACGATTTCAAGCGCGTGTCGATCGGCAAGCTGGACGCGCTGGTCGGCCTCGCCGAGACCGCGCAGTGCCGGCGCAGACGGCTGCTCGCCTATTTCGGCGAGGAGGTCGGCGCCGAGGTCTGCGGCAATTGCGACAATTGCCTGATGCCGCCGAAGATGCGCGATGGCAAGGTGCTGGCGCAAAAACTTCTGTCCTGCGTCTATCGCACTGGGCAGCGTTTCGGCGCGATGCACCTGATCGACGTGCTGATCGGGCGCCTGACCGACAAGGTGACGCAGTTCGGCCACGACAAGCTGTCGGTGTTCGGCATCGGGCGCGAGCTCAACGAGAAGCAATGGCGTACCGTGTTGCGGCAGCTGGTGGCGATGGGGCATTTGCAGGCCGACAGCGAAGCCTTTGGCGCGATGAAGCTGACGGAGACTGCGCGGGGCGTGCTGCGTGGCGAGACCGAAGTGTGGCTGCGCGAGGAAGCAGCTGGCACGCGCGTCCGCGCCAGCCGTGCCAAGTCGCGCCGCGGCGAACTTGCGCCCGCAGCGAACACGCCGCAGGGCGATGTCGATCCCGAATTGCGCGCGCGACTACGGTCCTGGCGCTCGGATGTGGCGCGCGAGCGCGGCGTGCCCGCCTATGTCGTGCTGCACGATGCCACCATTGACGGCATCGTACGGGCCTGGCCGACGACGCTCGACGAGCTGCGCAATGTCCCAGGGATCGGCGACAAGAAGCTCGAGCATTATGGCGAGGAGCTGTTGCAGATCGTCAGGACGCGGTAGGGGCGCGAAGCCCATCTCCCTCCACACGTCATCCCGGACAAGCGCGCCCAAAGCGCGCGCAGATCCGGGATCCATAACCACAGGGCGACGTTGTTACGGCACGCTGGCAACCACGAGTTTTCGCAAACGATTGCTGCGGCGTATGGGTCCCGGTCTGCGCTACGCTTGCCCGGGACGACACAGGTGTATGAGGCGAGAGCTGGGCTACCCTAGCCGTTCCGGAACGCGTATCCGTAGCCATTCAGCGCAGGCGCGCCGCCGAGATGGGCGTAGAGGACCTTCGCGCCCTTCTCGAAATAGCCTTTCTTGGTCAGGTCGATCAGGCCCTGCATCGATTTGCCTTCGTAGACAGGGTCGGTGATCATCGCTTCGAGCCGTGCGGTGAGACGGATCGCCTCCTTGGTCTCTTCCGACGGCACGCCATAGGCTGGATAGGCATAGTCCTCGATCAGCACGACGTCGTCTGCAACGACGTCCTTGCCGAGCTCGACGAGCTTCGCCGTGTTCTGGGCGATCGAGAGCACCTGCGCCTTGGTCTGATCGGGGGTGAACGACCCATCGATGCCGATCACCTTTCGCGCCCGGCCGTCGTCGGCGAAGCCGACCAGCATGCCGGCATGAGTCGAGCCGGTGACGGTGCAGACGATGATGTAGTCGAACTTGAAGCCGAGCTCTTTTTCCTGCTTACGCACTTCCTCAGCGAAGCCGACATAGCCGAGGCCGCCGAATTTGTGCACGGACGCACCGGCGGGAATCGCGTAGGGCTTGCCGCCCGCAGCCTTGACGTCCTCGACGGCCTGCTCCCAGCTCTTGCGGATGCCGATGTCGAAGCCGTCATCCACCAGGCGCACGTCGGCGCCCATGATGCGCGAGAGCATGATGTTGCCGACGCGGTCATAGACGGCGTCCTCATGCGGCACCCAGGCTTCCTGCACCAGGCGGCACTTCATGCCGATCTTGGCCGCGACGGCGGCGATCATGCGGGTGTGGTTCGACTGCACGCCGCCGATCGAGACCAGCGTATCGGCATTCGAGGCGATCGCATCGGGAATGATGTATTCGAGCTTGCGCAGCTTGTTGCCGCCATAAGCGAGACCGGAATTGCAGTCCTCGCGCTTGGCGTAGATCTCGACATTGCCGCCGAGATGTTTCGACAGCCGCTCCAGCTTCTCGATCGGGGTCGGGCCGAAGGTGAGCGGATAGCGCGCAAATTTGTCCAGGTTCATTTGATCGTCCCTGATGGCGTTGTGTCTGGGATGTGACTAGCACTGCAATGCAAAAAGGTGCTTTCGAATATTGCACTTCTATTGCACCAGACATTGCGTATTTTGCGCTGGTTGCTATGATTTCTTCCAAGTTTCTGTCATTATCCGGAAGTTTCTTCCATGTCGGCCCGGCTTGATCGTATCGACCTCAAGATGTTGAGATTGCTGCAGAATAACGGGCGGCTCAGCAACGCCGAGCTGGCTGAAACAGTCGCGATCAGCCCTGCCACCTGCCATCGCCGGACCCAGCGCCTATTCGAGGATGGGTTTATCGCCACGGTTCGCGCCATGGTGGCGCCGAAGAAGGTGGCGAAGGGCACGCTGGTGATGGTCGGCGTCGTGCTCGACCGCTCGACCCCGGAGAGCTTTGCCAGCTTCGAGCAGGCGATCGCCAAGCTCAAATTCGTGCTCGACTGCCACCTCGTCGCCGGCGATTTCGACTACTTCCTCAAGATCCGCGTCGGCGACATGGAGGATTTCAACCGCATCCATGGCGAGCAACTGATCGCACTGCCCGGTGTCCGCCAGACCCGCACCTTCTTCGTCATGAAGGAAGTGGTCGACAACGCGCCGCTGGAGTTTTGAGCCATCGCGTTTTCAAGCGACGCCTCGGGTTCGCGTCATGAAAACGCGTCAAACAATAATCCAGAGCTATTGATGTGCGATGCGCATCATGAGAGATTCATCTGATGCCTCCGCTTCCCTTTCGCCAGCATGATCCCATGGCGCCGGCCTACCGGCGCGGCTGGGTGGACGAGGCGGTCGCTGCGATCGAGGCCGATCAGTGCCGCACGGCCGACACTCATCTGATCCGTCTGATCGTGCCGGCGCTGTCAGGCATCGACCTCTATCTGAAGGACGAGTCCACGCATCCGACCGGCAGCCTGAAGCACCGGCTGGCGCGCTCGCTGTTCCTCTACGCGCTCTGCAACGGTCATATCCGCGAAGGCACGCCCGTGGTGGAGGCGTCGTCGGGCTCGACTGCGGTGTCGGAAGCCTATTTCGCAGAGATGATCGGCGTACCCTTCTATGCCGTGATGCCTCGCACGACCTCGGCCGAGAAGATCGCTGCGATCGAGCATTATGGCGGCAATTGCCATCTGATCGACGATGGCCGCACGCTCTATGCGGAAGCTGCCGCACTCGCGACCCGGTTGAACGGCCACTACATGGACCAGTTCACCTTCGCCGAGCGCGCCACCGACTGGCGCGGCAACAACAACATCGCTGAATCGATCTTCACGCAGTTGAAGGGCGAGCCGCGCCCGCTGCCCGACTGGATTGTGATGGGGGCAGGCACCGGCGGCACATCGGCCACCATCGGCCGCTATCTGCGCTACCGCCAATATCCGACGCGGCTCTGCGTCGCCGATGTCGAACATTCCGCCTTCTTCGATTGCTTCCGCGCGCAGGATCGCTCGCGTGTCTGCGAACGCCCCTCGCTGATCGAAGGCGTCGGCCGCCCGCGCTGCGAGCCGTCCTTCGTGCCCGGTGTGGTCGATCGCATGATGAAGATCCCGGATGCGGCGAGCATCGCCGCGATGAACGTGCTATCGCGCCGGCTGCGCCGCGCGGTCGGCGGCTCCACGGGTACCAACTTCCTGGCGCTGTGCCGGCTCGCCTCGGAGATGCGTAAGGCAGGCCAGACAGGATCACTGGTGACACTGATCTGTGATTCCGGCGAGCGCTATCGGCAGACCTATTACGAACCTTCCTGGCTCTCCGCGCGCGGTCTCGACCCGGCACCGTTTGAGGCGGCCCTGTCGTCGTTCCTCGAGACCGCGCAGCCACTGGCGCTCGAGGTCGACGACGTCGTCAATCCGCAGAATGCATGACGCCCTAAAGGCGTCTTCCGGTTCGGCGAGCACGGCGCCGCGGAACTGTCCTGTCTTGTCGGGGTCTATTGCATTGTCTCGGTGACGCTGAACACCTTCGACGTGCCGCTGCCGGAGTAGATCGGCTGCGAACGATCACTCCGCGGCCTTGCTTGCAGGCCGCGGAGGCGCGAAGGCGATGCAGCGGTTTCGGCCTTCGTTCTTGGCCTGGTAGAGCGCCTGATCGGCCGCGCCCATCAGCGCGTCGATGCCGGACATGCTGACGGTGGCCTCGGCAATGCCGATGCTGACGGTGACCCCGAACTGCGCCTGATGCGCTTTCAACCGGATCGCCATCGCGCGTTTGCGGATTCGCTCGGCGACGAGCCTGGCGCGTGACAGGCTGGTCTCGGGCAGCAGAACCGCGAACTCCTCGCCGCCGATGCGGCCGACGAGATCGGACTTGCGCTTGCCCTCGTTGCATGCGGCGGCAACGGCCTTGATCGCCTCGTCACCGACCGCATGACCGTAGCGGTCGTTGACCGACTTGAAATGATCGATGTCGAGCATCAGGACCGAGACCGAGCGGTAGTAGCGCTGGAAGCGACTCCACTCCGCATCGAGCGCCCCCAGGAAATGCCGGCGATTGTACAGGCTCGTCAGCGGATCGGTGGTCGCCAGCCGCTCCAGCATGGCGGCTTTGTTGGTGAGATCGGTGATATCGACATAGGTCAGCATCCGGCCGCCATTCGACATCGTGGTGCAATGAGCCCTGATCCGCCGCCCATCGGGCGTTTGAAGGTCGCGCACGTGATCGCCGGCTATGACCTCGGCAACGCGCTTGCCCGGGAATTTAGCCAGCTCGCTCGCCGCCAGGTCGGGTGCGCTCGCGCGCTGCACGCGGCTCACCAGCGCAGCATAGGCCGGGCGTCTGGCGGCCTCCTCTTCGCTCACCTCCCAGAACCGGCGCATGCGCAGATTCATGAAGCTCGCGTTCAAGTCGGAATCGAGCAGGAGCACGCCGTCCTGAACATTCTCCAGGGCATCCCGCAGCAGCTTCAGCTCGTCCGAGGAACGGACGATGTCGGTAACAGGCGTATACGTCAGCATGCGTCCGCCGTCCGGCAAGGGCGTGCATTGGACGCGCACGACATCGCCGTTGGTTCGGCGCACGTCGATCGGCGTCGGATCGCCCGCCTCGATCACGCGGACGCGCTCGATCACGTGGGCCTCGAGGGCGGGGTCCGGCACCTCGTAGGCTCCGATGTCGCGCCCGTGATGAAGCAGCGTGAGAATGGATGGATTGCTGTCGGCAACCTGGTCAGGCAGATGCCACATCTCGCGAAACGACCGGTTGATGAGGCGCGCCCTGAGATCGGCATCGAGCAGCACGATTCCGGTCGGCACGTGATCGAGGGCCGCACGCAGCGCCAGCATTTGGGCGCGCATCAACGCGTCGGACGAGCGATCCCGTTCCTCGCCCGTCGCCTGCTCGCTGCCTGGCTGTTCGAAGGCAACCCCGACCTGACGGTCCGACCGCCAGATCACGCGGCAGGCGAGAGTCTCGCGCCCGGCAAGCCTGAGCTGGAACCGTTCGGGAACGCCGAGACCGCTCTCCATTTCGAGCGTCGCGGCCTCTTCGGACAGCCGGCGCACGACGCAGTCGATCGACGACTGGCCGAAATTGAAGAAGATTTTCCCAGCAAGGAACGTCCGTTCCGTGACCAAGCGGGACATCCGTAGCCTCCAGTGCGAACACGCCAAGCGAAAAGCCGCCTCAGTGTCGCGCAAGGTTACTTGCGGCAATGTAACGCGCTCGACGTTTTTGGATGAGGATTAACGTGGGGTTGACGCGGTGTTTACAAAAAAATCCACCGCGGCCCGCGGTCAGTTGCGCACGGCGTAAAGCGGTGTGCGCAGGGTCACCTGATAGGACGGTTTCGGCATCCACGCGATCTGCGCCGTGATGCCGAACAGGCGGTTGTCATTGTCGTCCATGCGGTCGAGGTCGAGCCGCAGGATCGGCTGGGTGAAGGCATCAGCCAGAGGCCGGCCCGCGAGTTGGGCGCCGCCGAACGACTGCACGCCGAGGCGACCGATGAACTTCCAGTTGCTCGGCCATTGGTAATAGCCGCCGGCATAGAGGATCGTGTTCGGCTTGATGCGGGCGAACTGGCTGGCGATGTCGGTGTTGGTGTATTGCACGCCGGCGAGCCAGCCCCGCGTCTCGTCCTCGTCCAGCGCGTAGTCGAATTCCAGGACATGGTTGAACGAATTCGTCATGCCCTGTTCGTTCGGCACCGACTGCGTGAGGGTGGATTGCAGCGTGATGGTCGGGATCTTGCCGCCGTTCTGCTGGTAGAGATCGGCCTGCACGCCGATATTCCAGCTGGTGATGTCGAAGGACGACCAGCCGCCGCCGATATCGGTCGATGAGCCGGAGACGCCGCCATAGAGGGAAACGCGATCGCTGACATCCACGGTCAGCGGCAGGTCGACGGCGATCGATTTCGCGGCCGGTAAGCCGTTCGGCAGTGTCACGCCACGTAGCGCCGCCAGCGCCTCGAACGCGGCTGAGAGTGAGGTGTTGCCGAAGCCAAGTCCGAGCGTGCCCGCCGGGATCGTCGCATAGGTCGTGCGGAGATCGAGATAGATGTTGGGTATCGCTGGCTTTGCCCGTGCGTCCTCATCCTCCGCGTCGGTGGCACGGGCGGCGCCGGCCGACGTGGCCAGACACAACAATCCGATCGTAGCAGCCCGCAAAGCCCAACGATGCGATGGATCGTGATGTGACACGTGACAATCCGGCGCGTGGTGATCTGAGCAAGAAATTGTCGTTAGATGGAGCCTGATCGCCCGTGTGGTCAAGCGCTATCGCAAGCGATAACCGGTTTGGATGCACGCGGTGACCTTGCCGTGATCGCACTGACACATTCGCCGGCCGGAGTGCAGGCTCGTGCTCGACGCGAGAGCGTGCCCTGCGTGCCTATTTCTCGACCGCGCGCCTGACCTGCTCCCCGATCTGCGACAGCACGAGCTGCGCCTGCGGCAGGATCGCGCCCATGGCGTGGAAATTGTGGACCATGCCGTCGTGGCAGACGTGCTCGACTACGACGCCCGCGGCGAGCAGCTTGCGCGCATAGGCATTGCCCTCGTCGCGCATCGGGTCGAACTCGGCGGTGTGGATGATCGTGGTCGGCAGGCCTGCGAGACGCGTCGCGCGCAGCGGCGAGATGCGGGGATCGGCCGCATCCAGCCCCTCGGGCAGATAATCGGACAGATCGGCCTCGATGGTGGCGCGGTCGATCAGATGACCTTCCGCGAACGCTTCACGCGAGGGGGAAACCGCCTCGAAATCCAGCACCGGGCAGACCAGGCATTGTGCGGCGATGGAGAGGCCGGCGCTCTGTACCGCCTCCTGGCATACGATCGCCGCCAACGTGGCGCCGGCGGAATCGCCGCCGACCACCAGCCGCTCGGCATCGATGCCGAGCGAGGAGGCTTCGCGCGCTACCCATTCGGTAGCCGCGATCGCGTCGTCGACGGCAGCGGGATATTTGTGCTCGGGGGCGAGGCGATAGTCGACCGACACGAGACGGCAGCCGGTCGCATGCGCCAGCGCCGCCGCGATGCGGTCATGCGTCGCAATGCTGCCGGCGACGAGCCCGCCGCCATGAAAGAAGACGAAGCCAGGCGCGGAGGGCCCGGCAGACGCTGGCGAATACAGCCGATAGGGCAGCTCTCCGCCGGGGCCGGGCAGCATGCCGTCGGAGGCGATCACATCGGGCGCGTCGGCCCGCGCAAACTGCATCAGCTTGGCCAGCGATTGTCGCCGCACCTCGACGCTCGGCCGGCTCCGCGCCTGGGGCGCGGCTGCGGCCATCATGGTCAACAAGCGCTTCGCGAGTGGATCGAGCGGCATGGGAAACTCCGTGACATCCAGGCATTATAGCCGGTTTGGTCGCGCTATTGTCTCGATCTCGGTTCGGGGCAAGAGTTGATGCTTCACCGCAGCAAATCGTTTAGAAATTAGGACAATAGTGCCCGGATATTTTCGAGGGGAGGCTTGCCATGGCCGAGATCAAGAAGCCGATCGACTATTCGCCGAGCTGGACCTTCTTCGAAGGCAAATGGCACGAGGGCAATGTGCCGATCATGGGGCCGCGTACGCATGGCGCCTGGCTCGGCTCGGTGGTGTTCGACGGTGCGCGTGCCTTCGAAGGCGTCGCGCCCGATCTCGACCGTCACATGGCCCGTGCCAATCAATCCGCGATCAATTTCGGCCTGAAACCTGTGGTCGATGCCGACACCTGGTTGGCGCTCGCGAGCGAAGGCATCGCGCGCTTCGCACCGAATGCCGAGCTCTATATCCGTCCGATGTACTGGGCGCAGAATGGCGCCGGTGGCGGCGTGCTGTTCGATCCCGAGACCACCAATTGGTGCCTGTGCATCTACGAGGCGCCGATGCCAAAGCCGACGGGCAATGCGATCACGCTGTCGCCGTTCCGCAGGCCTACCGCCGAATGCGCGCCGGTCGACGCAAAGGCCGCCTGCCTCTATCCGAACAATTCGCGCGCCCTTGCCGAAGCCGCCTCGCGCGGCTTCCAGAACGCGCTGATGCTCGACCTGCTCGGCAACGTCGCCGAGTTCGGCAATTCCAACGTGTTCATGGCCAAGGACGGTGTTGTCTTCACGCCGGCGCCGAACGGCACCTTCCTCAATGGGATCACGCGCCAGCGCGTGATCAGCCTGCTCCGCGCCGACGGCGTCACGGTGGTCGAGAAGACGCTGCGCTATCAGGATTTCCTCGCCGCCGACGAGATTTTCTCGACCGGCAATTTTGCCAAGGTCGCGCCCGTGATTCGTATCGACGAGCGCGAGCTGCAGCCGGGTCCGTTCTACACCAAGGCGCGCAAGCTCTACTGGGACTTTGCCCATGCGGTGAAGCTGGCGGCGTAGGCGCGCCCGCCAAGGACTCCGCTGTCATCGTCCGACTTGATCGGACGATC
This genomic interval from Bradyrhizobium guangzhouense contains the following:
- a CDS encoding 1-aminocyclopropane-1-carboxylate deaminase translates to MNLDKFARYPLTFGPTPIEKLERLSKHLGGNVEIYAKREDCNSGLAYGGNKLRKLEYIIPDAIASNADTLVSIGGVQSNHTRMIAAVAAKIGMKCRLVQEAWVPHEDAVYDRVGNIMLSRIMGADVRLVDDGFDIGIRKSWEQAVEDVKAAGGKPYAIPAGASVHKFGGLGYVGFAEEVRKQEKELGFKFDYIIVCTVTGSTHAGMLVGFADDGRARKVIGIDGSFTPDQTKAQVLSIAQNTAKLVELGKDVVADDVVLIEDYAYPAYGVPSEETKEAIRLTARLEAMITDPVYEGKSMQGLIDLTKKGYFEKGAKVLYAHLGGAPALNGYGYAFRNG
- a CDS encoding sensor domain-containing diguanylate cyclase; translated protein: MSRLVTERTFLAGKIFFNFGQSSIDCVVRRLSEEAATLEMESGLGVPERFQLRLAGRETLACRVIWRSDRQVGVAFEQPGSEQATGEERDRSSDALMRAQMLALRAALDHVPTGIVLLDADLRARLINRSFREMWHLPDQVADSNPSILTLLHHGRDIGAYEVPDPALEAHVIERVRVIEAGDPTPIDVRRTNGDVVRVQCTPLPDGGRMLTYTPVTDIVRSSDELKLLRDALENVQDGVLLLDSDLNASFMNLRMRRFWEVSEEEAARRPAYAALVSRVQRASAPDLAASELAKFPGKRVAEVIAGDHVRDLQTPDGRRIRAHCTTMSNGGRMLTYVDITDLTNKAAMLERLATTDPLTSLYNRRHFLGALDAEWSRFQRYYRSVSVLMLDIDHFKSVNDRYGHAVGDEAIKAVAAACNEGKRKSDLVGRIGGEEFAVLLPETSLSRARLVAERIRKRAMAIRLKAHQAQFGVTVSIGIAEATVSMSGIDALMGAADQALYQAKNEGRNRCIAFAPPRPASKAAE
- a CDS encoding PLP-dependent cysteine synthase family protein encodes the protein MPPLPFRQHDPMAPAYRRGWVDEAVAAIEADQCRTADTHLIRLIVPALSGIDLYLKDESTHPTGSLKHRLARSLFLYALCNGHIREGTPVVEASSGSTAVSEAYFAEMIGVPFYAVMPRTTSAEKIAAIEHYGGNCHLIDDGRTLYAEAAALATRLNGHYMDQFTFAERATDWRGNNNIAESIFTQLKGEPRPLPDWIVMGAGTGGTSATIGRYLRYRQYPTRLCVADVEHSAFFDCFRAQDRSRVCERPSLIEGVGRPRCEPSFVPGVVDRMMKIPDAASIAAMNVLSRRLRRAVGGSTGTNFLALCRLASEMRKAGQTGSLVTLICDSGERYRQTYYEPSWLSARGLDPAPFEAALSSFLETAQPLALEVDDVVNPQNA
- a CDS encoding Lrp/AsnC family transcriptional regulator — its product is MSARLDRIDLKMLRLLQNNGRLSNAELAETVAISPATCHRRTQRLFEDGFIATVRAMVAPKKVAKGTLVMVGVVLDRSTPESFASFEQAIAKLKFVLDCHLVAGDFDYFLKIRVGDMEDFNRIHGEQLIALPGVRQTRTFFVMKEVVDNAPLEF
- a CDS encoding alpha/beta hydrolase yields the protein MPLDPLAKRLLTMMAAAAPQARSRPSVEVRRQSLAKLMQFARADAPDVIASDGMLPGPGGELPYRLYSPASAGPSAPGFVFFHGGGLVAGSIATHDRIAAALAHATGCRLVSVDYRLAPEHKYPAAVDDAIAATEWVAREASSLGIDAERLVVGGDSAGATLAAIVCQEAVQSAGLSIAAQCLVCPVLDFEAVSPSREAFAEGHLIDRATIEADLSDYLPEGLDAADPRISPLRATRLAGLPTTIIHTAEFDPMRDEGNAYARKLLAAGVVVEHVCHDGMVHNFHAMGAILPQAQLVLSQIGEQVRRAVEK
- the recQ gene encoding DNA helicase RecQ translates to MSVPSTAPLPAPADGRDALSVLHSVFGLPGFRGAQGEIVRHVTDGGNCLVLMPTGGGKSLCYQLPSLLREGCGIVVSPLIALMRDQVAGLIEAGVNAAALNSSLSFQEASEIERRLIAGDLDLLYVAPERLVTPRCLAMLAQAKVALFAIDEAHCVSQWGHDFRPEYVGLSVIAERFPDVPRIALTATADELTRKEIVQRLQLTDSPQFVSSFDRPNIRYEIVDKRNAVSQLKDFIRERHAGDAGVVYCLSRNRVEEVAAALDEAGIAALPYHAGLDSSVRSRNQDRFLNEDGIVIVATIAFGMGIDKPDVRFVAHLDLPKSIEAYYQETGRAGRDGKPSAAWMAYGLSDIVQQRRMIDESSGSDDFKRVSIGKLDALVGLAETAQCRRRRLLAYFGEEVGAEVCGNCDNCLMPPKMRDGKVLAQKLLSCVYRTGQRFGAMHLIDVLIGRLTDKVTQFGHDKLSVFGIGRELNEKQWRTVLRQLVAMGHLQADSEAFGAMKLTETARGVLRGETEVWLREEAAGTRVRASRAKSRRGELAPAANTPQGDVDPELRARLRSWRSDVARERGVPAYVVLHDATIDGIVRAWPTTLDELRNVPGIGDKKLEHYGEELLQIVRTR
- a CDS encoding branched-chain amino acid aminotransferase, with amino-acid sequence MAEIKKPIDYSPSWTFFEGKWHEGNVPIMGPRTHGAWLGSVVFDGARAFEGVAPDLDRHMARANQSAINFGLKPVVDADTWLALASEGIARFAPNAELYIRPMYWAQNGAGGGVLFDPETTNWCLCIYEAPMPKPTGNAITLSPFRRPTAECAPVDAKAACLYPNNSRALAEAASRGFQNALMLDLLGNVAEFGNSNVFMAKDGVVFTPAPNGTFLNGITRQRVISLLRADGVTVVEKTLRYQDFLAADEIFSTGNFAKVAPVIRIDERELQPGPFYTKARKLYWDFAHAVKLAA